The genomic stretch ccctgatatcatgaaaactctgctggctgGATCTGTCAAAAAAGTTTGGAATCGTGAAAAacgcaaattttctaactcttgtaccttctttctggaaatgtgacgcttcaaACACGTGGATGACAgtcataaatattacatatacttgaatgaaatgttgcttttgggggaaagattggcaaaaaaaaaatcgggaatggggttgcgccccgggaatggagttgcgcgtttacattatatacattatgatgtatacgagcaactccattcccggtgcgcaaccccattcccgatgattttttgtcgaTTATGTCCCCGTGAGCAGGATTTAaagcaaatgattttgatatccgttatttcagttgagttatcataaaaagcatcagatttCCTCAGAtaaggcatatgaggtcagaaactgccatttctgttgatttcatacttttttcacgcttcgtgtcgccagagtttttgtgataatagagccgaatcataaattacaatccagatattttatatatatgatgtatcatcatatttttgtcgaatagcattttccttttttcgagaaaaaatattcttgtctcatactaagcaaaatcatgacttcacatacctcaattccgtctatttttacgcgcaacactagcaccggacgtcgcgcaacTCATTTTAAGCgcattcccagcgggaattgggttgcgcgtttaccacccgtgattaTTAAGAATGCGTAACGTATAATgacatgtttacaaaatataatgaaaaaatcaaCACTCATCTTAAATGCACGAAGTAAAGGATGCAAAGCTGTGTGAACATTATAATTATTAGAAATCATAAAACTTTTAGCCCAAGTAATGATTTTCGAGTcagataaatattgtttttttttttatttgaggaCAAAAAAGTTTCATACACCAATTTAAGATGTATTTTATCACTGTTACGGGGCTATAAGTTTGTTGAAGCAAAACATTATGACTTTTTAATTCACGTATGACGAACATGCCGATTTGTCATGCATGTAGTTCActttagttttatgtttttacttCATATACATACAAATAATTTGGAGTAAAATTTTAGCTTATTGGGTGCagaaaaaggtaaaaataaattttacacatAACACACAATTTCTAATTTTACTGTTTATTATGTTTCTTCAATCTTAAGGCTTATTTTTCTCAACATACACTGATATTTGTTTTCGATCTGATGTTAGCTAACGACAGGAAAAGGAATATTTATTGGCTCTATGTTCAGTCTGCTAAACAAgatctcattttttttctttacaatatgctttaattttttttaaaacgtctATAAAACTCAAAATTATCAACACCCAAAATTGCAATATGTTTTATTCCACGGGTACATTTATGCTGAAGCATACTATGATTTACATCGAGTCAAACCCGAACGTATGGTCACATGCGAACAAAAAAACACTTGTTCTAAAACTTCTAGTTTCATTCAATTCtaaaacttttaagattttcctttacATAatcaaagaaggattttaccgtgttttgtcttgtcgattaaaacacgttttgCAAAATGGCCTACTTTTGACTATTCCGCCTAAAAAGGaatccagattagtatcccttcctagTGTAATTcaaacgtgttagaatggaaatagattttagtttttgcgtgctttgttggcaactaaaacatggttttgagttcagatgcgtagtaatctaatcacgaaggcaTTTAACATGTACATCTCAAATTCTAAAGACCACATACATATAAAGAGCACCTTTTAACTCGTGCAGTTGGGATCTTTATAAACAGATTTGACTATACACTGTTTAACTGCCTTGGTATGGAAGCAATTTGGactgatatacattgtattagaGGAAATAGTCATTGCATCTTGCAATAATTGGTTGTTTATAGGGTGATGTGGAAGACGCGATGGGCGGACGTACAGGCAAGCATACACTCAATCAGTCGAGCTCTAACTCACAACCTATGTACACATATAAAATATCGGTGAAGACCGGGGACCGTCCGAAAGCTGGCACAGATGCTAATGTTTACGTTGTGTTGCATAGCAACGGACAGAAATCTCCGGAAACGAAACTAGACGTTTTATTTCGGAATGACTTTGAGAGAGGACAAGTGGACACATTCCAAATAAGCAAAGTTCCGGTGAGAAAATCTCATTACACTATTAATTAACAGTCATTTTGGCACCGAGTCATTTAACGATTCTACCAACAACAGCTTGGACGAAACGACTTTGTGTCGAACTGAATTGGTGCCGACACGGCTGGTTACCATTCTAATACGTCAGTTAGGAAGACattatttttttacacattttgaatTGAGTGGGGGCATCAGTCAGTATCGTAATGTTTATAATACTCCTTGCCCGCTATCTCTGCAAGTGTGAAGTGGACTTAGTTTTTTCCACTCATGAATAACAACTGTTTCATTGGTGTACAAATCTTTTCTGCTGATCCGTAACTTTATTTTACCTGCTACTTgtctaaaattgtattttttacatatatatcaaGCGTAtaatttttaacatatattttcatattattttcaataGACTATAAAGTTAATTTGTTGCCCGTAGCTAATATCCTTTAATACAAATCACTCTAGCGTTCAAAAACAGGTTCATGAATATCAGCTTGTGAATCTCATTTGTATTAAATGTTCTATAAAATAGCTTTATTCAATGTGTGTATATAATGGTTTCTGATCTACAGGTAAAATATGCTGAACTTAATGTTGTTCACACATGGCTGCCCTTCATTGAATCAGATAAAGGATGCAGCCATTTGACGTGCCATATAACAATTCTTTTATTAAGTAAATTTCAGTTGAATTAAATCAACATCACGCTGAAGGTTACATTGCCACTATTACTACTGTTGCTGCTAATCATTGTCATTATCGTTGTCTTTAACGACATTTTCATCATTACAATAactattttgattaaaacatgCCACGATTTTGCGAAAGTCTTTAGgtgatttttttctacttttagaacTTACAACTAGTATGTTCATGCCATACAGACAACAATGTCTGTTGTCACTCCGGCACTACAGCCAATTCAGAACAAATGCTCGATACAAGTCAAGGTTACAGCACATACAACATCTGAATGACCTTGGTTCCCATATGCGACCTTGGCCTTTGAAATAAGTACATGTGCGCAATGGCGGAATACTCCGACTCAACAAGGCAAACATGTCTTCTAGATAAAGAttagattgctccatgcatgtcgaATTTACGTCCCGGATAAGCTCTAAAATGGCCTTTGACCCCGttatgtgaccttgacttttgagatagtggcatgggtttgcacatgacactccatctcttTGAAGtaaacaattatgcaaaatataaaaaaagattacTTTCAGTTATTATCCGGACGCATGCATACGTTAATTAACGCAGTAACGTACTGACTTAAACAAATCGAACAGCCATTTTATCGGCTATGTCGATCTCTTCGCATTCAGGCTTGAAAAAATACTGTGAAGGTTTCGATAAAGTTAATCGAAATGCAAGATTCAgactaggttttttttttattatttctgtgtACGTATGTGCAACGTTTTATTATTTGGGCTTTGTAAAACTTACATAACGTTATTATTGTCGATGTATCAATcttcatttttattaatatttttttcttcgtCCGTGCCAGTATAAAGTTATGTGAAAGGAGCAACGACGCATGAATATATATGTCAATAAACAGATgtctattttattatcatttaacgGGCTTTTATGGTTCAGGTGGTTCAGTAAAAAGACAATTACTTGTCTTCctaatacatgtttataaatgtgGACAACATATCATATACCGGCCTGATTAGACTATGTGCAAGTTTAGAAAGGGTTTAAAGGTTTTTAAGAGTTTAAAGTAACAAGAAAGCGAGTCAATGAGTTCTCGATTTAACAACTTGTAAAGTAGAAAAGACGCTCCTTACAGTGTTAGTCGCGCACTAGAAATGTGATATAGAGCAAAGTTCCACGTGCAAAATAGAAGACACTTAACTATTCTTCACATCAAATTAAGTACATATTTTTACTCAAGtttcttacttaaaacatttagaaaaatgtTATTGGGATGAATCGCTAGAGACATGTTCTCCGTTTCGTTTTGAGTTCAGTTGTATGATACAGCTTTTTGAAGATTCAGATCTTTAACTTCAATGTCATGGCTTACTCTAAAAAAGAAGTAGCTATCATTCTGGAATTAGAAATAGTGGAACTGAGTAGTACAGTAATAACTgcttaaatacagtcaaacctgtctgcaTATGTTACCTTATATGAATAAGCAAAAACGATTCTTGTAGACAAgtgtctttattcacaggtaaaTATACACTATGTATGAGAAAATATTGACGCAGGTTTTTAATAATACTAGGTGTAGTGTTGGTCCTTATTTGGAGATGGTTTTAAGCACATCTTTTACTGCAATTATACAGTTGAAACGCGACATCTTGAACTTGCATATCTCGAAATTCCTGTTATGTCGGGAAAATGTTTTAATTCCCGTCGAGACCCCTTCAAAACACAAACTCGACATACTGCAGCTCCGCCTTTAAGGTTCCTTAAATCTTTATAGCTACCATACAATAAATTATCGTCTGTATTTTactacttttatattttatacgtTTCATATGATGAACAGCACATATTTTTCGAATAGTGTGTTATGTGATGTGTGGAATTTTATTGCGATCTAATTTTATAAACAGACATGCGGAAGACATATGTTTCTATTTAATTTCTTCATTAAATAactgatttttatcaaaattttaaacgtATCTGTATGGTGTACGTTgcttttaatttctttcttttaacttcacttttttattatttcagtttgCTACAATTGACTGTGTTGAACTATGGAAGGACAACTTCGGCATATATTCAGAATGGAACATTGACACGATTACAATTGATAACATCAACACCGGTGAACAGACTGTGTTTCCAATTTTCCGCTGGATAAGTTCAAATTACCGTTACAATTTTATACCACTGGATACCAGTCTGCCACAATATGACGAAAGGAAAGGTAAGCAGTTTATTGATACATTCATAAGTATATAAAATAGGTGTAcaattaaaaattacaaagaaaataaatgcaAGGAAACCCCTGTACCCCAATTGATACACACCCGACGTAACCAGATATTCTAAATCTTTAAAAGGTCATCAGAATGGCGTTCTTTAACAGCAAAATGCTTAACTGAAAACACGATATGTTAGTCACAACATGGATAAACAATGATATACCTCTAGAAGATAGAGATATTGCAATGGAACTCTCAAATCCACAAAAATGTAGGTTACCTTGCACAATAAGCGGTTTATATCAAGCCAGTTCGACACTTGCCCTGCATAAAGCAGTAGAAAGCATAATGCCATCACTAGAATAATTCTTAGCCGTCGAGAAATGACTTTATAACATTATTGCAGTTACatttacctttttaaatttatatcaggGTCAGCCAGTATAACCAAATACTGTTTTGCTACCCGCCTTAGTAGCGTTGGGAAATATCATGTAATGAGTGTCACAGTCATTTAGGATATCCTATTTTTGAAGTAATGGTAACATCACAGTTAAAAATCCATCAATAGAATCACTTAACACACGTCTAACTGGTCATCCAAATTTTTTTGCagtcattctttaatttgacagaTATTTCTAACTGAACCATTGCAATACAACATTGTGGGGCTTCGGTACTTTGTAATGAGTATACCGTGTAGTCCAAGACGACCGTAAAACCTGAAGTGTCATAATTGCATGTGATCATTATCATTATAAGATATGTCAAAATGATTTAGCATCCGTCGATGTGAAAGAATCAAACGGTGTGGTTAATTCATTCTAGAGCTCGCGTTTCAGacaattttttatcttttattccaATCATCAGAGAGCAAAAATAGATTTACCGatgataatttgaaattttgacaatGTGTACGCATTTTTGTATTCATATCACAGTAAATGCATGACCAATGTGGATACTGTGTAATGCAATAACACACACAAGAACAAACATACACTTTCAGAGCAAAGACAAAAAGAACTTGAGGAGAAGCGAGCTCTGTACGAGATAGCTCCTCCTGCACCCGGGATGCCGTCCAGGATCAAATCGATCCCGCCGGACGAGGAATTCTCCTTCGACTACCTGTGGGACCTGAACAAGAAGAAGTTGTTGTTATTGGCGACTAGTAAAATAAAAACGATCACGACAGGAGCTTGGAAGTCTATCGATGATGTAAACACTATCTATACGAAAAAAGTTTTTACACCGCCTACGGACACGGAAAGGTATGAAAACTTTGATATGGGCAGGTGGTCGTTGGTTGATAAGTTTTTTTATAGCAACATGCTTGTTTGGATACCTATATCATTAGTACTCAATATTtgatttaagaaaattttgaagtacGCTACATATATTGATTGTCTCAAATTTCATCATTTGTAAACACGTTGATCATGTCAAAATTTAGTCATGCAGGTAACTTTAAATCTACAAATGATGTAACTGCCTGAATGATTGTTGCTAAACATTGGCGTAGGAGCGGGTGAACTGCTGAAATTTACACCTTTTCATTTCCTTTATATCAAAACTACGGATCACTTGTTAGTTATTATAGTAGGTTTGCAGCGGAGGAATATCGCGCAACCTTCTGAGAGTGCATATTCCTTGACCTTTTTTTggttgactattcaaagaataggtggagctattggactcacccatgcgtcggcgtcggcgtcggcgtcccgatttgtttaagtttttgtttgtaagctggtgtccacttgtgggaatggatcgAAACTTGACACTCTTATTtcctgtgataaactgacttacattgcacaggttccttaaccctattttgctttttttacaaaattatgcccctttttcgacttagaaatttttggttaatgttttatatgtaagctggtatctcagtacctaatgggaatggattgaaacttcacacatttgttgaCTGTGATGATCTGGCATGCTGCGCgtaggtttcataactctgctttgcatttttacaaaagtatgccccttttttgacatagctgtttttggttaagtttttgtatgtaagcccactaatgggaatggattgaaacttcacacacttcatcactgtgatgatctgacatgcagtgcataggttccataactgtactttgcatttttacaaaattattctcctttttcgacttagctgtttttggttaagtttttgtatgtaagctggtatctcagtacccactaatgggaattgattgacACAATTTTCCATTGTCATTAGCTGATATGCATAagacaggttccataaccctgttttgcaattttacaaaattttgcctctttttcgacattaatattcattcaattgacaaaaactgttgaatagccgagcgttgctgtcctccgacagctcttgttttactatgGGCTGCATTTAGATGTTTAAACAAACCAGCAGCAAGGAGAGAAGATATTGCTATATTACATTTGCTACGATAACAGACACATCTAGAAGTCAtgcaaacaataaaaaatatgatattgaatatattatatatatttttcaggtgGAAAGATGACGTCAAATTTGGTAATCAACGTATTGCCGGGGTCAATACTACTACTATCCGACTGTGCACGGAAATACCCGACAAGTTTGGTGTTACGGCGGAAATGGTCGAACCTTTCCTAGAAGGGAAAACGCTAGAGAATGCTTTGAAAGATCGTAAAATTTTCATTATCGATTACGACGTGCTAGAGGACTGTCCGACAAAGGAGGGGCATACTGTATGTTCACCGATAGCTCTCTTCTATAAAAGAGATGATAGAAAGCTCGTGCCAGTCGCAATACAGCTGTTTCAACACAAGGCAGAAGACAACCCAGTGTTTCTACCCTCTGATCCACAATACACGTGGATTTGGGCTAAAATGTGGTTTAATAATGCGGATGCACAGTATCACCAAGCTGTTACACACCTTGGGTATACACATCTTATAATGGAAGGATTTGTTGTCGTAACGCACCGCAATATGTCCCAGTCTCATCCTCTTTTTAAACTTTTGGCGCCACATTTTCTGTATCTCATTGCAATAAATACACGCGCGGTGAATAAATTATCGTCCAAAGACGGAATCTTGGATCAAACGTTTTCTGTCGAAGCCAGAGGCATGTTTGAACTTATCCGCAGACGTCGACCTAGATGGCGCTTCGATGTTGATGGAATTATACCGGAAGACTTTAAAGCACGTGGTGTAGATGACCCGAATGATCTTCCTCGCCACCATGCGAGGGATGATTCTATAATGATCTACGACGCAATCAAAAAGTATGTCCAAAAATACGTAGATCTTTATTACAAAACAAATGACGTACTTCTCGCAGACGAAGAAGTTCAGAATTGGCGGGAAGAACTTGTACGTAGTGAGAATGACAATGGTCTAGGCATGATTGGCGTTCCTGGTGAAGATGGGAAGTTCACAAAGAAGGAACAACTTGTAATTGTTCTCACTAGTGTCATTTCTATCTGCAGCGTAGGTCACGCGATGGCAAACTTTGCGCAGTACGACGAATACTCACATCCGCTAAACTATCCTTCCCTCTTGAGAGGAACCCCTCCGAAAGACAAGTCACCACGGACTGAAGCAGATATTGTAGCTTCGCTCCCAGATAAAGAACAACATTTCCAGATAATGATCACTGGAAAAATTTTGAGTGAGCGTGGAACAAAGCCCCTAGGTGACTTTGAGGTCAACTATGTGTTTGATCCGGAAGCAGTAAAAATTGTAAACGAATTCCGTGCAGATTTAGCGAGGATAAGACAACTGATAGttgaaaagaacaaaacaagagatCTGCCTTACCCCTACCTCGATCCAGCCGAGGTTCCAAATTCAATTAGCATTTAAAAACGTGTTTTCCAGGAAAAGTTAGCACAACGCATATTCAGAATTCCTAGATACATGCACAACGGTCACTTTTTAAAGTCTGAAGTGGCGACAAAAATGTATCACTGTCAAACTGTTATTTTAGTTTTCTTAGAATATATCGTAAGAAAATAACGGTCTATAGAGAATAACTGTAGTAAAACTCTCGTGTATATCCactatattgtataaaataataacatatatgtAAAGGCTTCTTTCATGTTAAACatggaaacatattttttttttgcaaaccgTGAACGTTTTGGGGAGGACTGTATAAGTATGGTCTCTTTCTCTTTCTTTCTCTTAATTTTTAGTGAGAGTGCatttaaatttgtaacatgacGGTATAATGATAAAACCTTGGACCTTTAGTCATACTCGCAGAAATTAGCACATATGACACTAATTCCCTCTCTAGATAATACgagcacttgggtagaaccacacACCTGCCGcgatcttatttatttatttgggttttacggcgcaccaacgcAGTATAgtttatatggcgccaaacaggactacacattttggttccacatctcatttacatctaATAATATAAAGTTGGTTTTCCTGCCGCAATCTAGATGGACGGCATCTAATAATATAAAGTTGGTTTTCgaactaaacaaatgtatttgGGTAAATTATCCGAAGTCAGTGTCATTGACCACTCAGCAATGGGTCACCCCTCCTCTCAAGTACTGTTATGAATGGTGTTTATGTATTATATTTAAGGGTCTATCCGACTACCAGGCCGACGGTGTCAATCCGTAAAAGATACCTCGTACCGTATTTTACCGTGCCAAAATAAGTCCAAAATATCTGGCATTGGACACCTTTATgttatatattaagtaaaatgCCGTGTACTGTCTGATTTAAGACGGTGTTAAAAGTCTATGACAAACGGTGTATAGAATCAGGCCAAAGTTGTTTTATTACTACTACTTCAACGACAATGAAACTTCGCAGTTTACTTTTATCATACATGTAATGGAACAGTTGCTTACTTGTGCGCTTCTGAAGCAAATTGCGTCTTGCTGTAGTTGTTCAAATGAGAGCAAATGTCATATGTATGGCAAGTTATGTATACTAGTAAGACGGTGTTGGTACCAGTGTCTTTGATAAAAACGTAACTCCTAACGAAAGAACGTGGAAAATATATGCGTATACTGCCACACAAGCTAACACTTGtcaattgtttttattatatcgTAAAATGTACTGGTTGCGAGGTACTGGACATAGTAAATTACGCTACGAGGTATCCTTTACAGACTGACACCGTGAGGCCATCATAACTAACGTGAACTTGTTTGGCGTCACGTGTCAGACTTCAGTCTTACCATGGGTCAATTTCAGAATTACTCGGTTTGGGATTGGTCTCCAAACTAGACTATTTAACCTTAATTGTACCTATTTCCTTAGTGGTCCAATGGAAGCGCTATCTGACTCCGAAATAAGGGGTCCTGAGATCGAGACTCCGTCATTCCGACTAAAAATATTCAGATAAAGAGTCACGTGTATGGATGCTTCATAGCTGGCACGTTAATACCTAGGGACACTTTTAGAACTGGGACTTCTTCTGTATCCTGTATCTTGCATTGTCCTCCAATTAGAAATTACTTTACAGTCCTCTTGAGGAGTAACGCtagcgactataaataagctcaAGTACAAGTAAACACACGCTGTTTTAGTAAATACGTCGTGGTATGACCGTGTGTTTGACTGCAGTGTGCCAAATCAATGTTATAAATTCCATTGCTATGAAaatagataattgttttctcatattcgtttataatatacaaatacatatgttACAGTTTTAAACGCTACATATTAGAATATGACAAATCAGACATGATACAGTAGTATCTAATTGCAGTAACTTGAACTTATACGAGTAATTTTCATAATCATTATTGTCGTTAATGAATGCATACTGGCATAATATTAACTGCATATATTTGACAACAATGACATAGATACAGGAATAAATTGATTCATAGATATGCATACAGCAAGGTtcataaatttaattaaattatgacTAAACGTAAATGTCCTAATCTTTTCGAAACGGTGTTTATTGTGAAAGgtacattttgtatgaacagtaacatgtgaagttttgcaaagtatatttataacaaaagacTGCTCCGaattgattaaattttaaaattgtaaacaattgCAACATTCTATGGAATGATTTCATAGTTTTACTTCTTTTGCTTGTTCTACATGAACCAGACCTACTTTTGGTACAGTAACTGAAcactgaaaataaatatgaaataaaatgaacaatttactTTGTAACCACACATTAAGGGACTCTGTGGCGGAATGGTATCGGTGGCTGGATCCCAATCACTTGCTCCTCTGTCGATCATCGCTGTGGGTTCAAACCTTGGTTTAgattataattacatgtaactgTAAAGTCATCCAATTACAGATTACATTCACTTACTCAAGATaggtaatttaattgcaattaattacagtTACAATGTAATTACTCTAGGTCTGCTTTAGGTGAAGAATTCTTTGATGtcaggaagccatcaagctggcttacggatacggaaggtcggtggttcttacTTGGTGCCAGCTTGTGCTAGGCTAGGAGGGTCACcttgggtcttcatccaccaccaaaagctggaaaggcgACATGTGACTTACACATGTTCGGTGTGAGGTTGAACCCAACAAAAGAATATCAATATCAGTATCAATCTAGCAACGGCGTTATGGTGCGCAGGATTAcacattacttttattttaacCACATTTACATGCTTTCAACTGTCATAGTACTACAGtttgtttaaaagatattttcatgtCTCTAAGGATCATCTTGTTCAAATATACGGTATTATTAGGCCTGAATCTTAAAATCACTGTGTTTGGAGGGCATACGTAAAACTGGAAAATTACTACAGccaaacatgtttttctttttgcaCAAAGTACGTGTATTTCATTACTGTTACCATTAGTATAATTGATAAACGTAAAAGGACCTGTGATCATAGAATATCGACAGTTCGTAAGCTATCAGAAGCCTCTGTTGCCATGTGGTTAAGCTCAATGACTTCCAATAATTTGCTTGCTCGGGTGATCATGTAAGGAAGTCATCAAGCTGGCTGTCGGAAGGTCACTGTTTCTAATGCCCACCTTCTAATGTCCGGCAAAGACTGAAACGTCCAGTGGGGCGCCTTTAATTTCTCAACCATTTTAGTTGGAAAGTCGCCAGGTTACTTTTAAAAACTATTGCTGCATACTAAACAAagtgaaaaacaacaacatcagaGATAGAAATGTCGAAATATATTATAGTTTAAGGCGTTTGTTATAACAAGAAATAAGTAATATCaataaaaaactatttttcaaataagtagAAATGCTTGAAATGGATGAACGTAAAAACAAATATCACATCTAAGGTTACACAGAGTATTACTAAAAGGCCAACATAAaaagatatgtatatattttgccgCCCCATCGACACTGACACAATAATTCTCAATGTTTCTCCATTCAAACTGAATTCGCCATGATCAAGAGACATGTTCAGCTTACCTAGATTAACAAGTATTATCTCCTTTGTTCATCAACGTTCAAATGAGTTGTGTCCCTTTTTTCGAAATTTGCTTTTGGTACAACAcacttgtaatatatttttattcactcATCAGTTATTATTTCTATTCTGACCATTGTTAACTTAAAGAATTTCATCACAGTTgttaattttcaagtttttgcAGGCGACAAGAGTACGACATATTATTATGTGTGGCCTAAATTCATCTACAAGactattattgaaaaaaaaattcgaaaagaATATTACTCAAAATCTAAACACTATCGAAGTTACAGATGGGATTAAAACAGTGAACGATTTCATGTTGAACAGTGTATTTCTAATGCCCTGAAAAATATGAGCAGGctacttttaacatttatttggTATATATTCTAGGTATCCGGGTCGCAATATAGTTTTTATATATACGCATAAAGTTTAtatcaaacaatatgttttatacatatggtccgagagctcacggacttttattgcaacaattgaggccaaaagaagtttatacatttttgaaaacaatatttcatatcctgcatgaaaacccatttcttaagtgtcaaagccgtgcctatctatattttgttcacttatgtttgtgataggggaggtaaaactcacttgtaaaaatattagggggtagggtaaagttttcGCCTACtagttttttcactgattaattacagtaactatttgattgtcagtaaatgtatatatgtccaacaatgacagcaataagaaattcatcaaaaaggactgaagggcaaactggatattcaaggtcaaaggtcaaatttatgtaaaaatcacaaaaattggcatatttga from Mercenaria mercenaria strain notata chromosome 16, MADL_Memer_1, whole genome shotgun sequence encodes the following:
- the LOC123539768 gene encoding polyunsaturated fatty acid 5-lipoxygenase-like yields the protein MDNLSGDVEDAMGGRTGKHTLNQSSSNSQPMYTYKISVKTGDRPKAGTDANVYVVLHSNGQKSPETKLDVLFRNDFERGQVDTFQISKVPFATIDCVELWKDNFGIYSEWNIDTITIDNINTGEQTVFPIFRWISSNYRYNFIPLDTSLPQYDERKEQRQKELEEKRALYEIAPPAPGMPSRIKSIPPDEEFSFDYLWDLNKKKLLLLATSKIKTITTGAWKSIDDVNTIYTKKVFTPPTDTERWKDDVKFGNQRIAGVNTTTIRLCTEIPDKFGVTAEMVEPFLEGKTLENALKDRKIFIIDYDVLEDCPTKEGHTVCSPIALFYKRDDRKLVPVAIQLFQHKAEDNPVFLPSDPQYTWIWAKMWFNNADAQYHQAVTHLGYTHLIMEGFVVVTHRNMSQSHPLFKLLAPHFLYLIAINTRAVNKLSSKDGILDQTFSVEARGMFELIRRRRPRWRFDVDGIIPEDFKARGVDDPNDLPRHHARDDSIMIYDAIKKYVQKYVDLYYKTNDVLLADEEVQNWREELVRSENDNGLGMIGVPGEDGKFTKKEQLVIVLTSVISICSVGHAMANFAQYDEYSHPLNYPSLLRGTPPKDKSPRTEADIVASLPDKEQHFQIMITGKILSERGTKPLGDFEVNYVFDPEAVKIVNEFRADLARIRQLIVEKNKTRDLPYPYLDPAEVPNSISI